The genomic interval CTCCAACTGCTCGCGCTCGCGGCGGTCATCCTCGCGCTCGAAAAGCGGGTCACGGACGACGAGCGCGGCGCACACGCATCCCGGGGGTCCGGGTCGGTCCGGTACTCGCTCGGCGTCTGGAAGCTTCCCGCGCTCGCGTTCTGCGCGCTGGTCGCCGCGCTCTGTCTGGTCGTCCCGGTCGGCGTCCTCTTCGTGTGGCTGACCCGGAGCGGTCCGGGCTACGCTGGCGGGGGCTTCGACTTCACTTGGGTCTACGGCCTCAACTCGGTGTACGTCGCCCTGCTCGCGGCGGGGGTCGCGACGCTCGCCGCGCTCCCGGTCGCCTACCTCTCGGGTCGGTCTTCCTCCCGGCTGGCCTCGCTGTTCGAGCGTGCGAGCTACGTCGGCTACGCGACCCCCGGCGTCGTGCTCGGACTCGCGCTGGTCTACTTCGCCTCCGCGAGCGCCCCGGCGTTCTACCAGACCATCCCCCTGCTGGTGTTCGCCTACGTGGTCCGGTTCATCCCGCAGGCGGTCGGGTCGGTCCGGTCGTCGGTGCTGCAGGTCGACCCCAAACTCACGGAGGCCGCCCGGACGCTCGGCGAGTCGCCGGGTCGGACGTTCCGTCGGGTGACCCTCCCGCTCATCGCGCCGGGCGTGGTGGCGGGCGCGGCGCTCGTCTTCCTGACGACGATGAAGGAACTGCCCGCGACCCTCTTGCTTCGTCCGACAGGTTTTGAAACCCTCGTCACGTACATCTGGCGCGTGCAGGAGGCTGGCTACTACGGACAGGCGGCGGTGCCCGCGCTCGTCCTCGTGGGCGTCTCCGCGCTCTCGATGCTCGTCCTGCTCAATCAGGACGGGAGTCTCGTCGGACAGGACGGAGGAAACGATGGCTAAGGAAGCGACCCAGAACACCCAGAACATGACGCCGAGTCAGGAATCCGAACCACCGTCGAGCGCCCCGGCGGAGACCGACGACGCCGACCGAGTGCTCGAACTCGACGGCGTCCTCAAGGAGTACGGTCCCGAGACCGCGGTCGATTCGCTGTCGCTGTCGGTCCGGGAGGGCGAACTCCTCACCCTGCTCGGGCCCTCGGGCTGTGGGAAGACCACCACCCTCCGGATGATGGCGGGGCTCGAACGCCCCGACGCGGGGACCGTCACCCTCGCGGGCGAGACGGTCGCCGACGGCTCCCGGCACGTCTCGCCCGAGAACCGCGACGTCGGACTCGTCTTTCAGGACTTCGCGCTGTTCCCTCACCTCACGGTGGCCGAGAACGTCGCGTTCGGACTGACCGACGCGACCGACGGGGAGGTCGACGAGCGCGTGACCGAACTGCTCGATCTCGTGGACCTCTCGGGCCACCGCGAGGCCACGCCCGACGAGCTGTCGGGCGGCCAGCAACAGCGGGTCGCGCTCGCGCGGTCGCTCGCGCCCGAACCCGCGATCCTGTTGCTCGACGAACCCTTCTCGAACCTCGACGTTCGCCTCCGGGTCGAGATGCGCGAGGAAGTTCGCTCCATTTTGAAGGAGGCGGGCGTCACCGCGGTCTCGGTCACCCACGACCAGGAGGAGGCCCTCTCCATCTCGGACCGCGTGGCGGTGATGAACGACGGCCACCTCGAACAGGTCGGCCGTCCCGAGAGCGTCTTCGAACACCCCGAATCGCGGTTCGTCGCCTCCTTCCTCGGTCAGGCCGGGTTCCTCTCGGCGTGGCACGAGGACGGCGCGGTCGTGACCCCCATCGGGACGTTCGCCCCGCAGCGACTCAACGGCCTGACCGCCGAGTACGCCGGGACCGACCTCGACGTGCTGGTCCGGCCCGACGACCTCCGGGCGACCGTGGTCGACGAGGAGGAGGCCGACGGCCACATCATCCACCGCCAGTACACCGGTCCCTCGTTCGTCTACCGGGTCGAACTCGACAACGGCGACGTGGTCCACTGCCAGCACAACCATGTGAAGGAACTCGACATCGGCAAGCCCGTCCGGGTCGACCTCGACGCCGACCACACGCTGGCGTGGTACCCGACGCGCGAGGACTCCCCGACCGCCGAAGCGCCGCAGTCCCGATGAACCGACGCAGATTCCGACTTCTCACCGGCGCGCTCGCCCTGCTCGCGGGCGTCGTCGTCTTCGTCACCGCCCACGAACTGTTTCCGTACCACACTCCCAACCACGACGAGGGCGTCTACCTCCAGCAGGCCGCGATGTTGCTGGAGGGGCGACTCTTTCTGGAACCGCCGGTCGCCGACGCGTTCCGGCCGTGGTTCTTCGTCGACGACGGCGGGCGACTCTATCCGAAGTACGCGCCCGTCCCCGCCGGGATGTTCGCGGTCGGCGAACTCCTCGGGGGCTACCGCGTCGCGCTCGCGCTGGTCGCCGCTGGCAACGTCGGACTGGCGACCCTGCTGGTCGCCGAGGCGTTCGACCGCCGGACCGGCCTGCTCGCCGGTGCCCTCCTGCTGGCGTCGCCGCTGTTCCTCGTCGATTCGTCGGTGTTCCTCCCCTACGCGCCGACCACGTTCTGGAACCTCCTGTTCGCGGTGGCGTACGTGAAGGCCGCCCGCGCGGGGGCCAAACGCGAGGAGCGCCGGGACGAGACCGAACGCCCGACCGGAACCGCCTCGCGCGGGCGAGCGCCTGCGGCGCTCGCCCGCGCGACGTACGGCTACGCCGCGCTCGCGGGCCTCGCGGTCGGAATCGCGTTCTTCTCGCGGCCCTACACCGCGGTCCTGTTCGCGGCCCCGTTCATCGCTCACGCGCTGTACTCGCTCGGAACCGCGCTTGGGCGAGAGCGCCGCGCCGTGCGCGGCGCTCTCGCCCGCCTCGCGCCCACCGCCGCCCTCGGACTCGCTGGCGTGGGGGTCACGCTGGCGTACAACGCCGCGGTCACCGGGTCGCCCTTGCTCTTCCCCTACGAGGCGTTCGCACCTCAGGACGGCCTCGGGTTCGGCTACCGCGAGATTCTGGGCTACGGTCGGGACTACACCCCGGAACTCGCGCTCGAAGCGAACGCGAAGGTGGTCGCGATGTTGTTCGACCAGTGGGTCGTCGCCGGACCGCTCGGAACCGCGCTCGCGGTAGTCGGAGTCGGGGCGTTCCTGTGGCGCGCGCGGACTCGCACCTCGTGGCGCGACCGGAGCGCCGACCTCACCGACGCGCAGGTCGGGGCGGTCCTCGCCGGGCTGTTCGTCTCGGTTATCGCGGGCAACGTCTACTTCTGGGGCAACCTCAACATCCTCGGGGACCTCGCCGACCCGAACGACGGCCTCATCGACACCCTCGGGCCGTACTACCACTTCGACCTGCTGGTCCCGACCGCGGCGTTCGCCGCGCACGCGACCCTCCTCGGGTTCGACCGCGCACGCGCGCGGGTCGCTCGCGCTGGCGGCGCGCGCCGCCAGCGCGCAGCCCTCGCGGCCGTCGCGCTCGTCGGCACCCTCCTGCTCGCGGGCGCGGCCGGGGCGGCGCTCGCGGGCCCCGTCTCGGAGACCGCCGAGATAACCGACTCCTACGAGGTGGCCTACGAGCCGTTCGAGGAGCGCGACCTCTCGAACGCTGTCGTCTTCGTCCCGACGCCGTACGGCGACTGGCTCAACCACCCGTTCCAGCACCTCCGCAACGACCCCGGCTTCGACGGCGAGGTGGTCTACGCGCTCGACGGCGGCCCCGACTCCCTCGAAGTCGTCGAGGCCTACCCCGACCGCACCTACTACCGCTACGTCTATCGCGGCGAGTGGACGCCCTTCCTCGGGCAGACGGTGGACCCGGCGCTCCGCGAGATTCGCGCGGTCCGCAGCGACGCGGTGGGAGTGGACGCCGCGGTCGGTATCCCGAGCCACGCCGACCGGGTCTCGGTCCGGCTCTCGACCCACGCGGGCACGACCTACTACGCGGTGAACGGAACGCCCGAGCGCCTTCCGCTCGACCTCCGGGTGAGCGACGACTCGGCCCGAATCGCGGGACCGGGCGTCGAACCGACCGGCGAGAACCGTACGGTCCCGGTCGAGGACGCCGACGAGGTCGTCGCGGAGGTACTCGTCAGCGACGCCGCTGGCGGCGGGTTCTCGTACCGACTCGAACTCCCGATCCGCCACGAGGACGGGGCGGTCGTCGCGCTCTCGCCCTACCAGGAGGCCTGCTTGGTCCCCGACGAGTGCGGCGGCGAGGCCGCGTACGTCGACGGTGCGGTGTCCCCGAGCGTGTTCGTGGAGTCGGAACTATACGATCCGACCAACGAGTCCGAACCGTGACCGACCTCGACGCGATTCTGGCTGGCGAGGAGATTCCGAAACGCGAGGAGACCATCCGCCTCGACCCATCGGAGTTCGAGACCGTCGCCGAGAACGTCCACGCGGGCTTCGACCGGTGGGTCGGCGCGCTCGTCCGCGACGGCGAGGGACGCGTCGCGATGGTGCGCAATCGGTGGAGCGACGGCTGGGTGCTTCCCGGCGGGAACGTCGAATCGGGCGAGACGCTACGGGAGGCGGCCGTCCGCGAGGTCCGCGAGGAGACCGGTCTCGCGGTCCGAGTCGAGCGGCCGCTGGAGGTGGTCGAACAGACGTTCGTCTGCGACGGCGACTCGGTCTGGGGTCACTTCGCGGTGTTCGAGGCGCTCGCGGCGGGCACGCCGCGACCCGAGTTCGGCGACGACCTCGGCGTGGACGAGACCGAAATCGAGGCCGCGGCGTGGTTCGAGTCGGTTCCCGACGACTGCGAGTACGCGCCGCTGTTGGAACGCCACTTCGGGTGAGGGCTCGGCCCTCTCGGGCTACGCGGACTGTCGGTCCCGGAGGATGGCGACCGACCCGGTGAGGTGCGCCCGCGAGAAGGTGGTCCCGGCTTCGTACTTGAAGGTTCGCCTCAACCCTGCGTCTGGAGGTCCGGGAGCCCAGCCTCTATCTCGTCGCGTCGGTCCTCCAGCCACTCGGGTAGTACCAGTCGCTCGCCGAGCGCATCGATGTCCTCGTCGACCGTGTAGCCGGGCGACTCGGTGGCGAACTCGAAGAGGACGCCGCCCTCCGTGCGGGCGTACACCGACTCGAACCACTTGCGGTCGATTATCTCGGTCGGGCGGAGTCCGTGTTCCATCAGCACGTCTCGCCACTCGGACTGGTCGTCCTCGGTCACCCGGAACGCGACGTGGTGGACGGTGCCAGCACCGGGTCGCCCCCGCGGAGCCTGCGGGTCTTCGAGGAGGTCGACCACGTAGCCGAGGTCACCGCTCGACTCGTATCGACTCCGGCCGCGCTCGCTCTCGGTTTCCCGATAGCCCATCGCCTTCAGGAGGGTCGCGGTCGGTCCGGCCGACGCCAGCGAAAGCGTGACCCCGAAGAACCCCCGAATCGCGTGCTCGTCGGGGACCGACCCCTTGGGTGGGTCACCGGACGCTGCGTCCTCGCGGGCCACCAGTTCGAGCGGGAGGCCGTCGGGGTCCCGGAACGGAACGACCGCGTCGCCGAACCGCTCGCGGGGTTCGTCGGCGTCGACGCCTCGCTCGTCGAATCTGTCGACCCAGTAGTCGAGCGATTCTTCGGGAATCAGGAACGAGACCGTACTGACCTGCCCCGTCCCGACCCGGCCGCGCCGAGCCCCGGTGTACGGGAAGAGCGTCATGCTCGTTCCGGGACTGCCGCTCCGGTCGCCGTAGAACAGGTGGTACACCGAGACATCGTCCTGATTCACGCTCCGCTTCACGAGTCGGAGGCCGAGCGTCTCCGTGAAGAATTCGAGATTGGGCCCCGGGTCGCTTGCGATGGCGGTGACGTGGTGGATGCCGGGAACGTCGGTGGGCATGCTCCACCGTACCGCGTTGTGTCGAATAACTCTGGGGGCCTCGGTCGTCGGTTCAGTCTTGCCGTCGCTCTTCGAGACACACCTTCACGATGGACTTCGCGATTGCCAGTCCCCCTTTCAGGGGGTCGAGCTTCGTCTCGCCCGCGCGCTCGTCGTACTCGATGGGGACCTCGCGCACGTCGTAGCCCCGCATCAGCGGCCGAATCAGGAGTTCGGCCGAGAGGCCGGTGTTCTCCGTCCACGCGATGTCCTCGATAACGTTCCGGCGATAGGCCCGCATTCCGGTGGTGGTGTCGTGGACGCGCTCGCCCATCAGGAGGCTCGCCAGCACGGCGAACGCCTGATTCCCCCGGCGGTTCAGGTCGGGCATCGCGTCGGCTCCCCAGTAGAGGCGGTCGCCGCTGACCACGTCGTAGCCCCGGTTCACCCAGTCGAGGAACTCCGGCAGTTGCTCCATCGGATAGGTGTCGTCGCAGTCGGTCGTCACGACCACGGGCCGGTCGGCCGCGAGCACGGCCTCTCGGACCGCGACGCCGTATCCCTGTGGTTCCTGGCGGATGACCCGCGCGCCGTGGTCGCGGGCGATCTCGGGCGTCCGGTCGGAAGAGCCGTCCACGCAGACGACCTCCGCGCGGCCCTCGGTCACTCGGTCGATATCCGACAGAACCGACTCGATTGCGGCCTCCTCGTTGTACGTGCCCATGACGACGCTGAGGTCGTCGAACGTGTACTCGTCAGTTCCGTCAGCGTCAGCGACTGCGGCGTCCGAATTCATGCTATCCGGTGTTTGTGGCGGCGCGTATTTGTAGTTTTAGGTTCGCCAAAAATATGTTAGAATGGATGACATTTTGTGTTCAGAACGGTTCGGAGTAATCCGTTTCGCTCTCCACCTTCTGCTCGGAGGACGAGGAGTGTACGGCCTCGAACCCCCGATATCTGCTGATTCGGCCAACGATTCGTTCTCGTCTCGACACCCAGATTTTGTATATCGTTATACGATTTACCAGTACGGGACGGAACACCGCCGGATACTCGGACCGTGTCGAGTCGAGAAAAAAGCGATTCAGACCAACGAGTAGACGTTCTCCTCGTACACCTCGCGCACTCTGTCGCCCCAGTTGTGGGTGTAGGTGTCGATGATGTCCTCGGCGACGTCCCCGCGGAGATACTTCACGATGCCCCGGTCGCCCGTCCGGTCCCGGAGGTGGGTCGTGAAGAAGTGCCGGAAGTAGTGGGGCGTGACGTTCTCCTCCGCGCCGCCGCCGGTCCGGTACCATCCGGCCTCGCGAGCGTGGGTCTCCACCGCGTTCCGGACCATCTGGGGCGTGAGTCGCCGCCCCCACTCGCGGCTGGTGGAGACGAACAGCGGGTCGGCGGGAGAGACCGGGTCGGGTCGGATCGCCAGCCATCGGGTGAGCACCGCGGCGAGTCCCTCGTCGACCGGAATCACGGTCGCGCGCTTGCGCTTGTTCGCGGCCGTCCGCTGCTCGCCGTCGACGACATCGCCACGGGCGATGTCGCTGGCGACGAACACTGACTCCCCCCGGCCGTCGAGCTGGGGGCGGGTGCCCAGACGGTACGCTTCCGCGGGCTCTCCCGAGAGCCGGAGGTCCCGGAGGTCGAGGTTGCAGAGCTCGCCCACCCGCATCCCCGTCTTCAACAGGGTGACGACCACCGCCTTCTCCAGCGGATGGGAGACGCCCGCGACGAACTCCCGCATCTGCGGAATCGAAATCTCCCGCCGGGTCGGGTCCTTGTCGATGGACTCGGTCATCTCCTCGACGACGAGCGCCATCGGGTTCGAGTCGAAGGCACCGACCTGTGTCATGTAGGCGTAGAACCGGTGGAGGTAGGAGGCGTAGGTCGCGACCGTGCTCGACGCGAGGTCCCCGCGGAGGCCGTGGACCCACGCCATGCACTCGCGCTGGGTCGCCTCGCCGGGGTCGAGCGACGCTCCGGCGGGGTTGCGCTCCGAATCGGAGAGGAACGCCTCGAACTCCCGGAGGACGCGCTCGTAGGCCTCGCGGGTACGCTCGCTCTTGCCGTGAAAGCGGAGGTCTTCGAGGAAGTAGCCGACCGGGTCGTCGGGGTCGGTCTCGCCCGTGGTCCGACTACTCGCCATCGTCCACCACCGTGTACCCGCCCCGACGGCCGCTGTACTGGACCCGGTTCTCGTTCTGGAGTCGCCCGAGCGTCTCTTCGAGTCGGTCCTCGAAGTCGCCCGCGAGTTCCTCGACCAGTCGGTCCCACGACAGATGGCCCTCCGAACGAAGGAGGTCGAGGAGCCGTGTTTCGAGGCCGTCACCCCTGGGGTTCGACCCTCCGGAACCACCTTCCTCGACGCTCGCCGCCGGACCGTCGTCGAGGTCGAACCCGCGTCTCCCGGCCTGTACCATCGTTTTGACGAACTCGCTCTGAGTCATATCGAGTTCGTCGGCGTCGCGCTTCCACTTCTCTTTCTGGTAGGTCGGCACGAAGGTCTTCACGACCGCCCGGTCGGTGTCAGCGTCGCTCATCTCTCCTCTGGGTCGTCTCACCCCCGGTATATCAATTTGTCCCACTAGTAGTGATAAGGAACTTTATCTTCTGGAGAAGGACCACAATTGCCGGGAAGTAGAGTATTATTTAGAGAGATTTGTATTATAAAGGCCCATATAGAGAGATTCAAAAGAGTCGATTGCAGGTACTACGTAGAGAGATATAATATCTGGTGGAGGGGGGAGGACAGTCTCTCGGCGAACGGGCGTTTTCCTCGGTTCGTCGTCTCCGCGACGATTGGTCGACCGCTGGTGCGTTCGCGGGCAAAGTCGGGCGAACTCCTCTCGGCGAGCAGGACGTATCCGTGAATTCGCATTCCCAGTCGGGTCTACGCTCTTGCGAGTCTCCCGGCGCCGACGTGCCGAGTTACTCGGCCCTCTCACTCCCCCGAGTTACTCGGATCACCGACTCCGCCGAGTCCGAAGTACCCTCACCCATGAACGGTCGTTTCGGGACGAAGTATCGTCTACAGAGGGGCGCTCGAAGCACCGAACGAACGACGTGGCAAAAATACATCCTATATCGCTATATTCGAGAGGGTGCCGAACACCACCGCGGAAGCCTCAGTAAATCGCCATCTCGCTCTCGGTCTCGGCCCGGACGAAGACCTCCTTGGCGCGTTCGACGCCCGCGCTCGCCTCCGAACAGTTCTCCATCAGCACCGTCTCGCTCGGGAACAGTTCCTCGCCCACCACGAGCCCGTGCTCGCGCGCGGTCGAACCCGTGACCGTCAGGTAGACGCCCACGCCCGCATCGGCTATCGCGGCTTCCTCCTCCTCGTGCTCGCCGGGGTACTCGAAGCGGAGCGAGTCGGCGTTCCGAGTTCCGAGGACCGCCTCCACGAGGCGCTCGTAGCGCGGCGAGATGCAGAGGCTCCCCTCGTAGTCGGTGAGAAACTCCCTGGTCGGTTGCTCGCCCTGCGGGAGTGTCTCGGGGGTCGCCATCAGCGTGTGGTAGACCGTGTCGCCCATGCCGGAGACGACCCGGACGTCGGTGTCGTGGGGGTCGATGCGGGCGTTCACGTCGGCGATACGGGTCAGCGGGTCGGGTCGTAGCTCGACGACCTCCTCCAGCACGAGGTCGGCGCTGTCGAACCCCAGCGCGAACTCGTGCTTGCGGAGCGCGCGGAACGGCTCCTCGCGGCCCACCAGTCGGAGGTTCGCGTCGCCGACCGGGACCGTGACGCTGTCGAACACGATGCGGCGGGGCTTGCCCGCCCGGTCGTCTCGGAGGAGGGTGTAGTCGGGACGGGTCGGTTCGCCGAGGTGACTGTAGTCGGCGAGTCGGTCGTAGGCTCCCCGGTCGGGGGTCTGGTCGCCCTTCGTGACCGCCTTCTCGTAGCGGAGCGTCGAGATAATTGCATCGGCCACCTCCTGAGCGTCGGCTTCCGCCGCGACCCGCTGGAGGACCGCCTCCAGCGGTCGCCCCTTCCGCGGGACTGCGACGGGAATCGTCTCGGTCATTATCCCGAAGATGGGAGGGCGCGAGTAAACCCGTTGCGCTTTGGCTACTCGTCGCCCGCGTCGACGAACTCGAAGCGCGCGCCGCCCGATTGGCTCTCGGTGACCCGAATCCGCCAGTCGTGGGCCTCCGCGATGCGGCGCACGATGGCGAGTCCGAATCCGGTGCCGTCGGTTCGGGTCGAGTATCCGCCCTCGAAGATTCGCTCGCGGTCATCGGCCGGGATTCCCGGCCCGTCGTCGGCCACGTAGAAGCCCTTCGAATCGGGGGCGGACTCGCCACTGAGCGACCCGACCGTGACCTCGTCGCCGCCGTGTTCGGCCGCGTTGCGAAAGAGGTTCTCGAACAGCGCGCGGAGTCGCCTGCCGTCGGAGACGACCGTCGCATCGACCTCGGTGTGGAGGACCATCCCCGGCGTCTCGACGGTCGCCCACGCCTCGCGGGCGACCGCGTCGAGGTCCACGGGCGTCGGGTCCTCGACCGTTTCGCCGCGCCGCGACAGCGCGGGCACCTCGTCGACGAGTCGCTCCATGCGCTCGTGTGCGCCCTCGACCGCCTCGAAGTGGCGCTCCTCGCCGGTCTCCCTGGCGAGTTCGAGGTGGCCCTGCGCCACGTTCATCGGGTTCCGGAGGTCGTGGCTCACGATGCTGGCGAACTCGTCGAGCCGGTTGCGCTGTTCGGCCAACTGCTCGGTGCGTTGCCGGACGCGACCGTAGTACACCCCGAGTAACCCCCCGCCGACCGCGCCGAGTCCGACCTCCGTCAGGACGATGTACGCTGGCTGGAGCATCGGTCGGCCCTGCATCGACTGCAACAGCGACACCCACCCCGCGATCAGGCCCATCACGACCGCACCAGCGACGCTCCAGACCGCGACCACGTCCGACGGGATTCCGGTCGCTCGCACCCAGACGCCGAGCGCGACGAGGAACAGCGAGAGGGCTATCGGGACGCTCAGGCGGACGAACTCCGACGCGAGCGAGTCGCTCCCGGCGACGAGATAGCTGACCGAGACGGCGAGCAGGCTGGCTCCGAGTCCGACGACCAGCCACTCCCGGAGGGCGAGCGCGTCCTCCGAGGCCGACGATGCGTCCAATCGTGATACCATACGAGTAGCCGGAATCTAGTTACCGAACACGTCGCTGATCCGGTCGCGCCACTCCTGAATCCCCTCGATCTCGTCGCGGATGTCGGTGATGTCGGTCTCGACGCTCTCGACGCGCGCCGTGAGGTTCTCCTCCAGCGCGTCGAGGTCCGACGACAGCGAGTCGACGCTCTCGGCGACCGATTCGACCTCGTCGCCCACGTCGGCCACGTCGTCGAGTTCCGACCGGACGGCCTCGATGTCCGACCGAACCTCGTCGAGTTCGCCGGTGACCTCCTCGACCTCTTGGTCGACGGCCGTCACGTCGTCGGTGTTCGCGCCCACCAGCTCTTCGAGGTCGTCGAAGCGCGTTTCGAGGGACTCCATCTCCTCGCCGAAGTCGCCGACGCCGTCGAGTTCGTCTTCGAGCGCCCGCACGTCCTCGCGGAGGTCGCCGACCGCGTCCAGTTCGGATTCGAGGTCCTCGACTTCCTCGCGGAGGTCGTCCACGTCGGCGAGTTCGGATTCGAGGTCCTCGACCTCCTCGCGGAGGCCGCTCACGTCGGCGAGTTCCGACTCGACCTCCGAGAGGGTGGCTTCGACATCCGAGACGTCGCCCTCGATCTCCGAGAGGTCGGCGTCGATGTCGGCGACCCGGTCGTCGGTCTCGTCGGCTTCGGTCCGGATTGCCTGCACCTCGTCCTCGAACGCCTCGACGTCGGCCCGGACCTGCGCGATCTCGTCCTCGAAGTCGGCGATGATGTCTCCCGCCGTGCCGTTCTCGTCGATGAACTCTTCGAGCGCCTCGGTGTACGCCGAGAGGTCTTCGACCCGCGACTGGAGGTGGCGGATGCGGACGTTCGTGCTCTCGGGGGTATCGATGTCGAGTTCCTTCTGGATGGCTCGCAGGTCCTCGTCGGCCACCTCTCCAGCGCGGATTTCCTCGGCGAGCGTTGCGGCCACGCTACCGGGGGTCGGCGGCGAGCGAGCCGTCGGCTCGCTCGCCGCGTCGGCCGCTCGGTCCGACGAGGGAGCCGTTTGGGTCTCGTCGGCGGGACCCTCGTCGTCGAGTGCTCCGGATTCCCCGTCGGCGAGGTCGGGACCGTCGTCCTCCGCGACCGCGTCGTCGGCGTCCTCGCTCACCTCGGAGCCGGAGTCGTCGCCCTCGGGTTCGAGGATGTCGGTTTCGTCGACGCCGAGCGACTCCTCCGAGTCGGCTTCGGCGTCCGAAGCCGACTCGTCGCCCGCAAGCGGGTCGTCAGCGGCCAGCGGGTCGTCAGCGGCCAGCGGGTCGTCAGCGGCCAGCGGGTCGTCGGCGTCGAGGGGGTCGTCGGCCTCCGCGTCGACTTCGTCGTCGAGGGCCAGTTCCTCGTCGCCCGCGACCACGTCGCGGACGAGCTGGCTGTCCTCCTCGGAGACGATGTCGGTGATGGTGTTGCCGTCGGGTCCGCCGACTTCGCCGCCGAGCGCGTCGGCCTCGGGGGTCGCCTGCGGCGACCCCGAGGCCGACTCGGCCGCGTCCGTCGCTCCGGCGTCGACCGTGACGGGCGCGACCTCCTCGATTGCTGGCGCGCCGAGGAAGCTCTCGGCGTCGTCGTCGTCGCCGAGACGGACGCCGTAGACCGTGACCAGTTCCTCCCCGGCGTCGAGTTCGCGCTCGAACTGGACCCGGTGGTCCTTGTACGCGGTCCAGTTGTCGTTCTCGTAGTCCGGGTGGAAGCCGACGTTGTCCATCGGGAACTCCTCGGGAACGTCGTCGGCGAGTCGGAACGAGGTCGGCTCGTCGCGCTCGCTTCGTATCACGAACTTGATGGCCGGGACCGCGAACTCGTCGCCCTCGAAGGACTTCTCGACGACGACGCCGCTCTCCTCGGTCGTCACGACCTCGGTCATGCTGTCACTCATACGATGCACATCCCAGAACGGCCATATAAATCACACGCCCGCGAGGAGCGAAACCACGCCGAACCGCGACCGGCGTGGCGCTGGCTCGGAACCCACCTTTAGGGTCTCGGGGCCCGTAGTCCCGCGCATGCTACTCGCGGGAACCTACGACGGCGTGTACCGCGCGGGCGGGCCGCGGTTCGACTCGGCGCGGAAGGTGCTGGACTCGGGCCGAGTACTTCGCGTCCGGCGGTTCGAAGGCTGGGACGGGACCTTCGCCGCGACCAAGACTGGCCTGTATCGGACGACCGACGGCGGCGACTCGTGGACGAATCTGGGCGTTCCCCGCGAGGAGGTGTACTCGGTAGTCGGCGACACGCGGGGCGAGCGCCTCTACGCTGGCACACACCCGGCGCACCTGTACGTCTCCGAGGACGGGGGCGATTCGTGGCGCGAGCTGGAGGGGTTTCAGGACCTCCCCTCGCGCGAGGAGTGGTACACGCCCCGCCACCGCGACGAGGCCCACGTTCGGAGCCTCGGCGTCCATCCCGACGCGCCCGACCGCGTAATCGCGGGCGTCGAGGTCGGCGGCGTCCACGTCAGCGACGACCGCGGCGAGACGTGGACCGAGCGCGAGGCGGGACTCCACGACGACGTACATCACGTCCTGATTCTCGGTCCCGACGAGTACGTCGCCTCCTGCGGCGGCGGCCTCTACCGGACCCGCGACGCTGGCGAGACGTGGACGCGGCTCGACGAGGCCCTCGACCACACCTACTTCCGGGAGGC from Halorussus salilacus carries:
- a CDS encoding AAA family ATPase gives rise to the protein MSDSMTEVVTTEESGVVVEKSFEGDEFAVPAIKFVIRSERDEPTSFRLADDVPEEFPMDNVGFHPDYENDNWTAYKDHRVQFERELDAGEELVTVYGVRLGDDDDAESFLGAPAIEEVAPVTVDAGATDAAESASGSPQATPEADALGGEVGGPDGNTITDIVSEEDSQLVRDVVAGDEELALDDEVDAEADDPLDADDPLAADDPLAADDPLAADDPLAGDESASDAEADSEESLGVDETDILEPEGDDSGSEVSEDADDAVAEDDGPDLADGESGALDDEGPADETQTAPSSDRAADAASEPTARSPPTPGSVAATLAEEIRAGEVADEDLRAIQKELDIDTPESTNVRIRHLQSRVEDLSAYTEALEEFIDENGTAGDIIADFEDEIAQVRADVEAFEDEVQAIRTEADETDDRVADIDADLSEIEGDVSDVEATLSEVESELADVSGLREEVEDLESELADVDDLREEVEDLESELDAVGDLREDVRALEDELDGVGDFGEEMESLETRFDDLEELVGANTDDVTAVDQEVEEVTGELDEVRSDIEAVRSELDDVADVGDEVESVAESVDSLSSDLDALEENLTARVESVETDITDIRDEIEGIQEWRDRISDVFGN
- a CDS encoding DUF5805 domain-containing protein, whose amino-acid sequence is MSDADTDRAVVKTFVPTYQKEKWKRDADELDMTQSEFVKTMVQAGRRGFDLDDGPAASVEEGGSGGSNPRGDGLETRLLDLLRSEGHLSWDRLVEELAGDFEDRLEETLGRLQNENRVQYSGRRGGYTVVDDGE
- a CDS encoding dolichyl-phosphate hexose transferase, producing the protein MNSDAAVADADGTDEYTFDDLSVVMGTYNEEAAIESVLSDIDRVTEGRAEVVCVDGSSDRTPEIARDHGARVIRQEPQGYGVAVREAVLAADRPVVVTTDCDDTYPMEQLPEFLDWVNRGYDVVSGDRLYWGADAMPDLNRRGNQAFAVLASLLMGERVHDTTTGMRAYRRNVIEDIAWTENTGLSAELLIRPLMRGYDVREVPIEYDERAGETKLDPLKGGLAIAKSIVKVCLEERRQD
- a CDS encoding WD40/YVTN/BNR-like repeat-containing protein translates to MLLAGTYDGVYRAGGPRFDSARKVLDSGRVLRVRRFEGWDGTFAATKTGLYRTTDGGDSWTNLGVPREEVYSVVGDTRGERLYAGTHPAHLYVSEDGGDSWRELEGFQDLPSREEWYTPRHRDEAHVRSLGVHPDAPDRVIAGVEVGGVHVSDDRGETWTEREAGLHDDVHHVLILGPDEYVASCGGGLYRTRDAGETWTRLDEALDHTYFREAFFHEADADSGDGVLYAAAARSSPGTWSGANGADAALFESRDGGDSFEALAYPGRPEEVVLAWTTHDGEVLAGTNDGRIVVRDLDGWVGGGQLPAGVSSLLGSP
- a CDS encoding tyrosine-type recombinase/integrase, producing the protein MASSRTTGETDPDDPVGYFLEDLRFHGKSERTREAYERVLREFEAFLSDSERNPAGASLDPGEATQRECMAWVHGLRGDLASSTVATYASYLHRFYAYMTQVGAFDSNPMALVVEEMTESIDKDPTRREISIPQMREFVAGVSHPLEKAVVVTLLKTGMRVGELCNLDLRDLRLSGEPAEAYRLGTRPQLDGRGESVFVASDIARGDVVDGEQRTAANKRKRATVIPVDEGLAAVLTRWLAIRPDPVSPADPLFVSTSREWGRRLTPQMVRNAVETHAREAGWYRTGGGAEENVTPHYFRHFFTTHLRDRTGDRGIVKYLRGDVAEDIIDTYTHNWGDRVREVYEENVYSLV
- a CDS encoding sensor histidine kinase; its protein translation is MVSRLDASSASEDALALREWLVVGLGASLLAVSVSYLVAGSDSLASEFVRLSVPIALSLFLVALGVWVRATGIPSDVVAVWSVAGAVVMGLIAGWVSLLQSMQGRPMLQPAYIVLTEVGLGAVGGGLLGVYYGRVRQRTEQLAEQRNRLDEFASIVSHDLRNPMNVAQGHLELARETGEERHFEAVEGAHERMERLVDEVPALSRRGETVEDPTPVDLDAVAREAWATVETPGMVLHTEVDATVVSDGRRLRALFENLFRNAAEHGGDEVTVGSLSGESAPDSKGFYVADDGPGIPADDRERIFEGGYSTRTDGTGFGLAIVRRIAEAHDWRIRVTESQSGGARFEFVDAGDE